A single window of Lutzomyia longipalpis isolate SR_M1_2022 chromosome 1, ASM2433408v1 DNA harbors:
- the LOC129787776 gene encoding uncharacterized protein LOC129787776, giving the protein MRLHGEYHQCLEITESSTDCECFFQVNTLNKNTFYRQAFHDIFESSAHIHYNFIHKTSLVKPKPDNYLCLSSIPGFDSNDYIWDYEKWLDVENETQETFWNFYMHTYERNEPDNENSYTSYTVLDSRGQWVTFNNYNCKACVSVVKIITPEIYVVFHQERQALELIVYSEEFLWRRDEDDSGVTCFTDAGGNTLLTNVRKDLIWKDKIKTTDIIGQSNNFIREYITKSIYQLEFEYSTPGHYWCEGLSLPDFKEVKSRQVVAYEEYDGTVYSFRATMNCNKCERGFTKKELKELSKNFKSFLKKFDSHEKLFGDAKVMQIKNIPQDSTKLEVIFHVVVEYNDFSFNCPQNITHHICTLYGIQRDLEIITRNASHSEKHDQFKNITVRHTAFCLPYRSSQTNEDYWMSAEIGERSVLQNLCLTTNLLPVYRICKGDFIIGAQWDEDHVPICHEMEIPNLTQKLFELDNSNKNSSTIIDEMQEIVEVDSREIIPADLYIVGTLLRKCAMEASNIIEFGLKEVGKILSILSHIMEVNETTARASQVLNSTNVLMDMNEKIITSVLLDASISNKTLPGNETNDLGVIEIKAKNIIVFTINPFVANVTGIALYRSSNQSNDIEDLIPRYLYANQDATELLMDNEELEVATFVPEDLLQRINEINQTASGNVTLAPKPPLRIVIMVKANDRLYQENRNVSYFRANGRVVSVTIPGYGPNLPSLLPLIFHTLYEITNETNACGFWDFTPTNKNGTSQWATRGCEFLLSSPNLDPPLVLCGCSHLTDFASLVMGAYKNDIPLNKLSIHKNHLIALDVITTVGCSLSIVGIWGIWITAIFFKSWRQRTGSKVLLQLSAAIALQMFLFLFINAEYVLKDYLNVNQKIICITLGALLQYSVLVVFSWMLIIAYLQYLRYVVVFGNRKPAHFTIKSIIVGWIMPTVPVFLVIGLDMTSYLPPKKDFHGFCYPQGNSLYLGILLPIALILVANLGLYIAVIYSITRKMDGRKNSRKKKQRIQKAQLRLSVFLFFLLGMTWVFGFLIYTHRSPYIIFEYLFCLTATIQGFVVFVYFVILDPATRNLWENFFYMLCCRRSKNRNYYLQ; this is encoded by the exons ATGAGGCTTCATGGGGAATATCACCAATGTCTTGAG atAACAGAATCATCTACAGATTGTGAATGTTTCTTTCAAGTGaacacattaaataaaaataccttCTATCGTCAGGCATTTCATGATATCTTTGAGAGTTCTGCCCACATCCATTACAATTTTATCCACAAAACTTCCTTAGTTAAACCAAAGCCCGATAATTATTTGTGCCTCAGCAGTATTCCGGGTTTTGATTCGAATGACTATATTTGGGATTACGAGAAATGGCTCGATGTTGAAAATGAAACTCAAGAAACTTTCTGGAATTTCTACATGCATACATATGAAAGAAATGAACCTGATAATGAAAATAGCTACACCAGCTACACCGTATTGGATTCTCGTGGTCAATGGGTCACCTTCAATAACTACAACTGCAAAGCGTGCGTGAGTGTTGTGAAAATTATCACGCCAGAAATATATGTTGTTTTTCACCAAGAACGTCAAGCTCTGGAATTAATTGTATACTCTGAGGAATTCTTATGGCGCAGAGATGAAGATGATTCAG GTGTAACGTGCTTTACGGATGCAGGCGGCAATACCTTGCTgacaaatgttagaaaagatttaatatGGAAAGATAAGATAAAGACAACAGACATCATTGGTCAAAGTAACAACTTCATACGCGAGTACATCACCAAAAGTATTTACCAGCTTGAATTTGAATATTCCACCCCGGGACATTACTGGTGCGAAGGACTCTCCCTTCCGGATTTTAAAGAAGTCAAATCCCGACAAGTGGTTGCATACGAGGAATATGATGGCACTGTGTATTCCTTCAGGGCAACTATGAATTGCAATAAATGCGAAAGAGGATTTAcgaaaaaggaattaaaggaattatctaagaattttaagagtttCCTGAAGAAATTTGACTCGCATGAGAAGTTATTTGGAGACGCTAAAGTCATGCAGATTAAGAATATTCCTCAGGATTCAACCAAACTAGAGGTGATCTTCCATGTTGTGGTAGAATATAATGATTTCTCATTTAACTGCCCGCAAAATATTACGCATCACATTTGCACTCTGTACGGAATTCAGAGAGATTTGGAGATTATCACGAGGAATGCGTCTCACTCAGAAAAGCATGATCAATTCAAGAATATTACTGTGAGACATACAGCTTTTTGTCTGCCTTATAGGTCCTCACAGACAAATGAAGATTACTGGATGAGTGCAGAAATTGGAGAGAGATCTGTCCTCCAGAATCTCTGTCTGACCACAAATCTTCTGCCTGTTTATCGAATCTGTAAAGGGGACTTTATCATTGGGGCACAATGGGATGAAGATCATGTGCCAATCTGCCATGAAATGGAAATTCCaaatttaacacaaaaacTCTTCGAACTGGACAATTCCAACAAGAATTCAAGCACGATCATTGATGAGATGCAGGAGATCGTTGAAGTTGATTCGAGAGAGATCATTCCGGCTGATCTGTATATTGTGGGGACTTTACTGAGGAAATGTGCAATGGAAGCATCCAATATCATTGAATTTGGATTGAAAGAAGTTGGAAAAATACTTTCCATTTTAAGTCACATAATGGAG GTAAATGAAACAACCGCACGGGCAAGCCAGGTTCTCAATTCTACTAATGTACTTATGGATATGAATGAAAAGATCATCACGAGTGTTCTTTTAGATGCTAGTATTTCCAACAAAACCCTTCCAGGGAATGAAACAAATGATCTAGGGGTGATTGAGATAAAAGCCAAGAACATCATAGTTTTCACGATTAATCCTTTTGTGGCAAATGTAACCGGGATTGCACTCTACCGATCATCAAATCAATCAAATGATATAGAAGATCTCATTCCAAGGTATTTATATGCAAACCAGGATGCTACAGAACTATTAATGGACAATGAAGAACTTGAAGTTGCAACTTTTGTACCGGAAGATCTTTTACAACgaatcaatgaaattaatcaaacTGCGTCAGGAAATGTAACTTTGGCCCCTAAGCCTCCATTAAGGATCGTGATCATGGTAAAAGCGAATGATCGGCTATACCAGGAGAACCGAAATGTTTCATACTTTCGAGCAAATGGAAGGGTAGTTAGTGTAACTATACCTGGATATGGACCTAATTTGCCGTCATTACTTCCGCTGATTTTCCACACATTATATGAGATAACGAATGAAACTAATGCATGTGGCTTTTGGGACTTTACTCCAACGAATAAGAATGGCACCAGCCAATGGGCAACTAGAGGATGTGAATTCTTGTTGAGTTCACCGAATTTGGATCCTCCACTTGTCCTCTGTGGATGCTCTCATTTAACCGATTTTGCCTCTCTTGTCATGGGAGCCTACAAGAATGACATCCCACTTAATAAACTAAGTATTCACAAGAATCATTTAATCGCTCTCGACGTCATCACTACTGTAGGCTGTTCACTGTCAATAGTAGGAATCTGGGGAATCTGGATCACGGCGATATTCTTTAAGTCATGGCGTCAGAGAACTGGATCGAAAGTTCTTCTGCAACTCTCTGCTGCAATTGCCCTTCAAATGTTTCTATTTCTCTTCATAAATGCCGAATATGTGCTAAAGGATTATCTTAATGTGAACCAAAAGATCATCTGCATCACTCTCGGTGCCTTGCTGCAATATTCCGTACTGGTTGTCTTCTCGTGGATGCTCATCATTGCCTATTTGCAGTATCTCCGGTATGTGGTTGTCTTTGGAAATCGCAAACCAGCACACTTTACGATCAAATCAATCATCGTGGGATGGATTATGCCCACTGTTCCCGTATTCCTTGTCATTGGCCTGGATATGACTTCCTATCTACCACCAAAAAAAGACTTTCACGGATTCTGTTATCCACAAGGAAACTCTCTCTACCTTGGAATCCTTCTTCCGATAGCACTAATCCTCGTCGCAAATTTGGGCCTTTACATTGCTGTAATTTACAGTATAACGCGAAAAATGGATGGTAGAAAGAATTCAAGGAAGAAAAAGCAAAGGATTCAAAAGGCCCAACTGAGGCTCTCGGTGTTTCTATTCTTTCTTCTCGGCATGACCTGGGTCTTTGGGTTTTTGATCTACACCCATAGAAGCCCTTACATAATCTTCGAATACCTTTTTTGCCTGACAGCCACAATCCAAGGATTTGTGGTTTTTGTGTACTTTGTCATCCTCGATCCAGCCACGAGAAACCTctgggagaattttttttacatgctGTGTTGCAGAAGATCCAAAAATCGCAATTATTACCTTCAGTAA